A region from the Aegilops tauschii subsp. strangulata cultivar AL8/78 chromosome 5, Aet v6.0, whole genome shotgun sequence genome encodes:
- the LOC141022147 gene encoding uncharacterized protein: MIRKATWSRHGRNDIVKELAASRHHWITDQELISTNGIGRLCSWDRSSAGGLAVLFAGVGFFCGTAGAMATEIGIPFAGVQVLCGGVSGVASEVWVQSAGVGPTFCVTGCTTNISGVLSDFSGTTTFFKDFAGAPSDGICIDNGWAWHLDIYDE; encoded by the exons gtcaagacatggcaggaatgacattgtgaaggagttggcagcttcacgacaccactggattacagatcaagaactcataagtaccaatg gaattggccgtctctgcagttgggataggtcttcggccggtggacttgctgtactttttgctggagtgggatttttctgtggtacggctggtgctatggcaactgaaatcggcataccttttgctggagtgcaggtcctatGTGGTGGGgttagtggtgtggccagtgaagtatgggtacagtctgctggagtcggtcctacgttttgtgtcactggttgtacaaccaatataagtggggtgctgtctgatttctccggcacaaccacgttttttaaggactttgctggtgctccttcag atggaatatgtattgataatggatgggcatggcatctcgacatatatgatgagtaa